One Eriocheir sinensis breed Jianghai 21 chromosome 61, ASM2467909v1, whole genome shotgun sequence genomic window, ACACCCCTGTCCTCTGGCACCCTAACACCCCTGTCCTCTGGCACCCGAACACCCTGTCCTCTGGCACCCTAACACCCCTGTCCTCTGGCACCCTAACACCCCTGTCCTCTGGCACCCTAACACCCCTGTCCTCTGGCACCCTAACACCCCTGTCCTCTGGCACCCTAACACCCCTGTCCTCTGGCACCCTAACACCCCTGTCCTCTGGCACCCTAACACCCCTGTCCTCTGGCACCCTAACACCCCTGTCCTCTGGCACCCTAACACCCCTGTCCTCTGGCACCCTAACACCCTGTCCTCTGGCACCCTAACACCCCTGTCCTCTGGCACCCTAACACCCCTGTCCTCTGGCACCCTAACACCCCTGTCCTCTGGCACCCTAACACCCCTGTCCACTGGCACCCTAACACCCTGTCCTCTGGCACCCTAACACCCCTGTCCACTGGCACCCTAACACCCTGTCCTCTGGCACCCTAAAACCCCTGTCCACTGGCACCCTAacacccctgtctctctctctctctctctctctctctctctctctctctctctctctcattttatttttctttcgtttgggATTACATGTAGTCTATtgtattacagagagagagagagagagagagagagagagagagagagagagagagagagagagagagagagagagagagagagagagagagagagagagagagagacaggagggggggggggtatggtaaGAAATAAAACATTCGAATATTcaaattttttcattattattgttattattattattattattattattattattattattattattattattattattattattattattattattattattattattattattattattattgtctttatTTGCCACAAAGAATAAGCCGTTTGTTCAGGTACTAAAAACTAACATACTACTAACGGCGTTCCTAACTTGTCCTTAACTCGCTCCTAACTTGCGTGAACGACTCGTTCCCAACACCACAACCGCGTCTACTCTTTGTCTGTACCACCTCACCTTATTATCAGGTACATTTCTCTCCTCTACTAAGCATGATATAACACAACTATAAcacttgcttcttcttcttcttcttcttcttcttcttcttcttcttcttcttcttcttctttttcttcttcttcttcttcatttctcagcCTGCCAGAATCCttatatcatcttttttttttcttcttcatctcccagtCTCccaatatcttcttcttcttcttcttcttcttcttcttcttcttcttcttcttcttctttctatatcATCTCCCAGCCTTCCAGCATCCCTATATCATCTCCCAGCCTCCCAGCATCCCTTTATCACCTCTCAGGCTCCCAGCATCCCTATTTCATCTCCCAGCCTCCCAGCATCCCTATATCATCTCCTAGCATCCCTATATATCATCtcccagcatcccagcatccctaTATATCATCtcccagcatcccagcatccctaTATATCATCTCCCAGCCTCCCAGCCTCCCTATATCATCTCATCATATTCATCTCTCGCCTCTGGGTTACAGTGATCGCGATCCTAACACAACTATTGGATAACTAACTACTataactgctgctgctgctgctgctgctgctactctgAACAGTTAGCGTCCGACACCAGCGTGTGACTCTCTCCAGCCTGCATCTTTCGTCCACAGAAAGGAAACCGCAtcctggaaaagagagagagaattagagagagagagagagagagagagagagagagagagagagagagagagagagagagagagagagagagagagagagagagagactactactactactactactactactactactactactactactactactactactactactactactactactactgcaaccaccaccaccacaactacttctaccactactactactactactactactactactactactactactactactactactgcaaccaccaccaccacaactactactactactactactactactactactactactactactactactactactactactaccagtgctTACAATGCTCCAGTTGACAGCACTTCCACTCTGAATTCTTCCACATAAAGAGTTGGCGGCCGAAAACTCCACACAAGTGCCTGTAGCAAGTCCTGCTCCACCTCGTACTCCACTCGTAGGTTGTAGACTCCACCCAGCTTTCCACTTCCCCACCCCACCCACGATGTCTGCCCGCCCGCCTCCACCCACGCGTCACTGAAAGGGTGAGAGATTGATGGGTTGGGTTAAGTTTTGCAGAAGTAATTGGGACTGTATGGATTTGaggttttgaggaggaggaggaggaagaggaggaggaggagaaggaagaagagatgtacGTTGGAGAGATGTGATATTAAActgcattatcttcctcctcctcctcttcttcttctcagcaTCCCTATagcatcctctccttcttctcctcctcctcctcctcctcctccttcatctccttcatctccttccaacttttcttttttttccttccctcctcctcctccttctcctcctcctcacctcgtcGGGGCAGGGATGGTCAGCGTGCGGAGATGACCTCGTAGAGTGACGGTGAAGCGGGCCACGTCCCCCCTAgcgccccccacgccccccctcgcgcccccatcctctctctcctcctcctccccctcctctggcGCTGATGTTGACGATGATACCAGAGTCACGCGGTACTGCTCAGctgattgggagagagagagagagagagagagagagagagagagagagagagagagagagagagagagagagagagagagagagagagagagagagagagagagagagagagagagagagagagagagatttttagttTTATGGGAAATTGTATgtattgcaaacacacacacacacacacacacacacacacacacacacacacacacacacacacacacacacacacacacacacacacaccacagaagGGAGAGGCAGAATCAGTTCCAAGGAAGATCTTTTTAGGGAACGATGTAGAAGATGATGTTCCTGAAAGCCCCGCCGTGATCTCCCCAGCATATcgatcacctccctctcccccaggcCTCGTAGCGGGGTACCCCATGGCCTGGCAGCGTCCCCCGTCACACCCCCAGCATCCCCCAGCCTTGTAGTGCTCCCACGAGGTACATTCAACCCCTTGGAATTGACAtctggggagagaaagagaaaaaggtgaaaatggGATATAGTGGAAGTCTAGAATTTGATGGTAAGATTGAGGTGCATTAGAGGAGaagtagaaatagaggaagaggaggaggaggaggaggaggtgggtgagggaagaaagtggagatggagaaggaaagaaaaatggaagaagatagagagaaaaatagataaataaatagagatagatagaagaagaagaagaagaagcagaagaatttgAACGATAGATagggaaatagaaaataaacagatacataatagatagatagatagatagacacgaaACACTAGAATTATAGCCACATATATTAACCACGGAGTCACTAATTCAATCCTCCTCTCTTACTTGCTATTCAGAATTGACTCCGCGAAAAACTCCGTGGACCGTTGGTGGCTGCAGCCGATGTAGGACAGCACCCCGCCGGCCACGTTCTCCCGCCTCTGTATAAAAGCCGCCGCCGACCCCTGACAGCCCGCCTGGTGATGCCCGCCGTTAGGGTAGAAGTCCACGTGTCCAAGAGCGTCCGCGTAGCCAAGCCCTGACAGACGGAGGTTgcaggaggtgaggaaaaggctCATATACttaaacacatatttaacaagtcTTCCGTGGGTgatttgggtatttccaggggtagttttgaaaccctggtggtagtgtgacccttctcctgtaccgtgaacctaagaaacacatatttgacaagtcttccGTGGGTgatttgggtatttccaggggtagttttgtgacccaggTGGTATTGTGACcattctcctgtaccgtgaacctaaaaaacacatatttgacaagtctcCCGTGGGTgatttgggtatttccaggggtagttttgagaccctggtggtagtgtgacccttctcctgtaccgtgaacctaaaaaacacatatttgacaaggctttcgtaggtgatttgggtatttccaggggtagttttgtgacccaggTGGcattctcctgtaccgtgaacctaaaaaacacatatttgacaagtcttccGTGGGTgatttgggtatttccaggggtagttttgtgaccctggtgatagtttgacccttctcctgtaccgtgaacctaaaacaaacactcattataactcgactgatctcctttttggcctgtGGAAAAAGTTGACAATAATGACTCAAAACATATGAGCACCCGACATTACTTAGATTCTTAGGTTCTTaaagtataccaccaccaccaccaccaccacgtactgTTCAGCTCCCAGTCCTGGCTCGGCGCGTCCGTGTGTATGACGTCAACGAAGGCGGCGTCCGAGGGGTCCAGGCGTACCTCCGATGCCGTGTTAGCGAAGTAAGGTCCAGCAGGGTCCAGGCCCGTCAGGCGACCCacctaagggagagagagagagagagagagagagagagagagagagagagagagagagagagagagagagagagagagagagagagagagagagagacgaaaaaataccccccaaaataaaagaaaatagatacagagtagagagagagagagagagtttattgtcctcatttattctctctctctctctctctctctctctctctctctctctctctctctctctctctcacacacacacacacacacacacacacacacacacacacacacacacacacacacacacacacacacacacacacacacacacacacacacatacctgcctTCCCTTCATGGTCTCGAGGTGGTTGGCGGCATAGGACATGAGGTGGGCGCCGAGACTGTGCCCTACGAGATGTATGGCCGAGGGGGTGATGCCAAGGTCCTGGGGGAAGAAGAGTCGTAACAAGAATCCGAAGCCTTTGATAGTAATTCACTGTTAGCATTGTCGATCACAGTAGCCGCGGAGTAATGTAAACACGGCTGACTGAGTCCGTAGATTTCACCGCGTCGCCGTCTATTGCCAATGCTCCGCCCTTAACGCACTGCTGGTCTTGTGGGCGTTGGAATAGGGTGGCAGTCTGATAGAAGCCTTGCTGAAGACCCTGCTGGTAATGTCCGCTAGTGGTAAATGTGATTGGACGTTTCCAGAGACTTTGCttcatattcctaaacgtatcaGGTTCCCATTACGCCTgttttccaagcccacagagaagagtaaccggattttcatgggtggCTTTAACGTTGAAGGCGCAGAAgtcgggtcaaactatcaccgccATCACAGTACAGTCCATGAAAAGCTCAAGCAACTTTCACTACCACGAGAGACATTTCAAACACCCGAACTGAGACGCAGAGAGTATGAGAAGACcaactttttgttttgctttttaaaagtaaacgaaggaaaaaatTATGTGTATCAGAATTTATAACGTTCAGAAAAAAACTACCaccagtactaccaccaccactactactactactactactactactactactactactactactactactactactactactacaactaccacttctATACACTTACCGTTAGCCGCACGAGGAGCTGCCCGACCATCACCCCAACCAGACGTATGTTAGCCACGGCCTGGGCATACGTCGGAGGCGCCGCTCGAGACCAATCCACGGCGACCACTCCCATACTATCGCCCGTTGACAGCAGCGCCTCCAACAAGCGCTCCACCCACTCCAACTGCGTGGACTCTAGATACCTGTTGATGGGGGTGGATTGGAGGGGTTGTAGCTGGAGTGTGGTACTATGTATTAGGAGTTTGAGATAAGATAGTTAGGGTATCTTTGTGCgttagagatggatagatagatagatagatagattgattgattgatatgtatagagagatggaaatagaacgaaggaggagaaggaaagggaaaaaagaaaaaaagtatagtatagggagaagaagaagaagaagaagaagaagaagaagaagaagaagaaagagatgatatTGGGAGgctgagaagatgaagaagaagatgataattatagggatgctgggaggatgagaagaagaagaaaaattatagatgttacttctcttcctcctcctcctcctcctcctcctcctcctcttccttctcttttagaTAACGTTTAATACTGAATGGGTGAGAGATGATAATaaagttctctctccctcctttccttcctccctcccttacctacccgtgggtgaggagggtgatggaggaggccgtggagaggtggaggaaaaactcGTTGAAGGTGGAGGAGTCTTGGAGGTCCAGtgcctgtaataataataatagtagtaataataatagtaataataataatgataataataataataataataataataataataataataataataatagtaataataataataatgatactactactactaccaccattcctcctcctcctcttcctccaccaccaccactactcacaTGACAAGATGGGCGTGCGGGCGTATGCAAGCAGAAGGTTGGGGTCAGTTCGGGCGGGGGCAGTGGGTATAATGACACGGGGCGCTCAGGTCCTGCCCACGGCCCGTCTATAGGGAAGCAGCCGTAACCTTCGAAGCAacctgaagaagggagagatagatagatagatagatagatagatagatagagagagagagagagagagaagtccgtctctctctctctctctctctctctctctctctctcttgtacatacacacacacacacacaccaaattattattattattattattatgatgatgatgagattatgattactactactactactactactactactactactactactactactactactactactactactactttactactataCCTTGAGACGTAATGTTCCTCTTGCTGTAGTACGTGGTCGTGGGCGTCGTGGGCGTAGTCGTGGGCGGCGTTTCGTATGGGGCATTTATCATGAACGACATAAGGGCGTGCATGATCACACTACGACCCatgactgtagtagtagtagtagtagtagcagtagtagtagtgaggagagagagaaatgagatgagCACGAGATGAGGACAGAggaacgactgtgtgtgtgtgtgtgtgtgtgtgtgtgtgtgtgtgtgtgtgtgtgtgtgtgtgtgtgtgtgtgtctccaagTGAGTTGCTACtgttatctcttcctctcgtAGTGATAAGGCCTGATAGCGAGCCTAGGATTGTGacccctgagtgtgtgtgtgtgtgtgtgtgtgtgtgtgtgtgtgtgtgtgtgtgtgtacctgagtgCATGTGTACTACCAGACTATACATACACCTTGTCTCattccctcctgctccttctcatcttcctcctcctcctcctactactactattactactactacgtactaccactactacttttactactactactactactactactactactactactactattactactactactactactactactactactactactactactatatctacTACTTTGTGTGATTTCTGATGCCTTAGTGaactgtatttctttatttttctttatctttttatttcatgggtttctctctctctctctctctctctctctctctctctctctctctctctctctctctctctctctctctctctctctctctctctctctctcaaatactactactactactaataataatgataaagacaaTAATAATCACAAAAGTATGAAGAAAAGGCATATTATCTCAGCCTGTTAGAGAAGGGTCTTGTAGCGCAGCGGtgggcaggagagaaggaggagaaggaggagggagttagtgaataaagataataataataatgctaataattccCAAAAGCAGCTGCTGAGGGCGATGAAGGGCCGCCGTATTAACAGTCCAGCATGAGAGGAGTGTCGGTGAGCGCACGGCGGCCACAGGtcacaggaggaggcagaggagcggcgtgtgtgtgtgtgtgtgtgtatagtgtgtAAACATGGCGTCGTCGCTGAGGTCTTTGCCGGACGAGAGTTTGCGGCGGCGGCTGCTGGAGCACGGCATCACGTCGCCCCTCACGCCCAGCACGCGGGGCATCCTCATCAAGAAGCTCAACCACGCCCTGGCCGCCAGCAGGAAGGCGGCGCCCGCCACCGCCCGCGCCAGGAGGAGCACACGGAGCCGCGGGCTGCACACCCTCAGCtcggacgaggacgacgacgaggacgaggaccagCACGACCACTCCCTGGCCTCCAGCAGGGCCGCCAGGGACGGCCAGCTCCCGCCCGCCAGGCGCCGGCTGTCACGCGGCGGCGGGGCTGACGAGGCCGCGGCGCTGACGCCCGCTGACGCCCACCGCCGCTTCTTCCCCGCCCGGGGCCGCGGCGGGCGTGCCGGGGCGGCCGCCGCCAGGCCGCGCGAGGACTACGACACGGGCTCAGACTCCGACCCCGCCGAGGCCATGGCGGGCCAGGACCACCGCGAGGCCCCCAGGCCGCGGGGCGCCCACGCCGACCCCCTGGCCCCGGGGTACCGGCTGGGCGCGGGGCACAGCCACAACCACAGTGCCGGGGCGGGCCAGGCGTCGCGGGCCAGGGCCAGTGTCAGTGCCAGGGGCCACCTGCAGAATGGGCGTGACTGGGTGGATGCTGGGGGGGGCGGGGTGGCGGAGtctgcggcggcagcagcggacACCCTGGTGAGCCAGGCGGATGGGCCGAGCCGCCTGGCCAACGGGCGGCACCACCACAACAGCAGCGCGGCAGAGTGccagggggcggaggaggaggagagcacctGGCACTACAAggtgccgctgctgctgctggtgctgctggcggTGTTCTTCGGCGTGGTGGCGGCGCTCTACGTCAACATGCGCGTGCCACTGCTGCCCACGCTGTGTTCTGTGCCTGCCATGGCCGCACGAGCCCTGGCATCCCTCTCTGTGCCTTTCTCCGCCACACCCACTCCCCCGCCCCTGCCCCTGCCCGCACCCCCGGACACACAGCTGCCGCCCAAGCCCTCAGcgccgccgcccacgcccacaGGTCAGTCAGCGCCGCTCGGCCAATGCTACTTCTATGGCAGCCGTCTAGTGAACGCTGGATGAGGGGCCGCCTAGGGTAAAGGTGTAGTTCAGCTTCGCCAACTCCAAATACAATATACGCTTTCATATTATGGCTGAACTAAACCAACCATATTATAAACCAGGGGCAGgccttagtgggctttttttatctCATTACTACTTTTATATACCTTGAGCCGCTGCCTTtactatagaaaaaaataataatccatGCTATAAAGCCATACGTGGTTATCAACTGAACTAACCCAAGCTGAACAAACCTAAACGCTCCACCCCAGGCTGGcatcctcaacctcctgtaggttttattgtccTTCTATTGAGTCCTTCTTTTACCTTGTTTTTAATTAATTACTGTTTGTTTTAGTTTTAAAGTTTAGTTTATTTAATCTTTTATTTGGCACCACATGACCCAGCAGTTGAGGCGTCAAGaccaaacgccccaataatcatccACCCCAGGGCACCCAACCGTCTCCTACTGATTGGCGACGCTGGCAGGGTCATGTTAGGTTTTCTTAGGTTAGCTTAGTTTCTGCCCAGGCGAAGCTTCATATTACGGCTAAAGGACGTGTTTTTTTCAAACATCATCTAGCATTTTTATTGTcgctgttgctgtttgctttttacccttgaactgcccccccttgctgtaaaaaaaaaaaaagtcatccattaaccataatatgaagacgTACGGTACATGTTATTTTGAGGTGGTGGAACTAAACTCTCCCATATATTTActgtatttatctagttttacAACCATCGCACTGGGGAGCTTGACGCTATTTTTTCTCACCCATCAACTAAAATTTAAATGGGTGCCATACATATATAGTATTTTGAGGTGGTGGAGCTGAACTATACATTTACCATGGCCCCTTGTATAGAGCGTTAGTCCCTGTCACAACACTGGCTAGGTTAGGCGGCTGTCACTGCACTGAGTCGAGGCTTGACTTGCAGGGCTGACCAGGGTTGGGGTATATGTAGATAACCCGTCACCTACTCCACCGCCAGTGACAACAGTGGGGCAGCGCGAAGCCTATCACATATATTTATCGTGTCTCATGTTTTGTTTTCATAATTATTGCCTATGAATACTTGTGATTCACTTTTCGCTGAGACGTTTTCAGTGTGACGGTCGAGGTGCCAGCAGAGTCCACCCTCCTTATGGTCTTAGGAAgcttaacccgatagcagcggggatcatgtttcttaatggtccctccaagcaagaaaaatgagaaaaaatcacccctcacacaaaccatttcataatatgtatcaaagcatttgtgatcagattatgtatcatctattttggggggtttatatcatggcacaaatttggcccattgctgctacacgttaaagccacaaatttggctcgtcgctgctacagggttgAGTGATAAGTTTGGTTTAGTTATGCAAGAATGTCCTTCCTTGACTTATAtttct contains:
- the LOC126986501 gene encoding pancreatic triacylglycerol lipase-like isoform X1 encodes the protein MGRSVIMHALMSFMINAPYETPPTTTPTTPTTTYYSKRNITSQGCFEGYGCFPIDGPWAGPERPVSLYPLPPPELTPTFCLHTPARPSCHALDLQDSSTFNEFFLHLSTASSITLLTHGYLESTQLEWVERLLEALLSTGDSMGVVAVDWSRAAPPTYAQAVANIRLVGVMVGQLLVRLTDLGITPSAIHLVGHSLGAHLMSYAANHLETMKGRQVGRLTGLDPAGPYFANTASEVRLDPSDAAFVDVIHTDAPSQDWELNRLGYADALGHVDFYPNGGHHQAGCQGSAAAFIQRRENVAGGVLSYIGCSHQRSTEFFAESILNSKCQFQGVECTSWEHYKAGGCWGCDGGRCQAMGYPATRPGGEGGDRYAGEITAGLSGTSSSTSFPKKIFLGTDSASPFCAEQYRVTLVSSSTSAPEEGEEEEREDGGARGGVGGARGDVARFTVTLRGHLRTLTIPAPTSDAWVEAGGQTSWVGWGSGKLGGVYNLRVEYEVEQDLLQALVWSFRPPTLYVEEFRVEVLSTGALMRFPFCGRKMQAGESHTLVSDANCSE
- the LOC126986501 gene encoding pancreatic lipase-related protein 2-like isoform X2, which translates into the protein MGRSVIMHALMSFMINAPYETPPTTTPTTPTTTYYSKRNITSQGCFEGYGCFPIDGPWAGPERPVSLYPLPPPELTPTFCLHTPARPSCHALDLQDSSTFNEFFLHLSTASSITLLTHGYLESTQLEWVERLLEALLSTGDSMGVVAVDWSRAAPPTYAQAVANIRLVGVMVGQLLVRLTDLGITPSAIHLVGHSLGAHLMSYAANHLETMKGRQVGRLTGLDPAGPYFANTASEVRLDPSDAAFVDVIHTDAPSQDWELNRLGYADALGHVDFYPNGGHHQAGCQGSAAAFIQRRENVAGGVLSYIGCSHQRSTEFFAESILNSKCQFQGVECTSWEHYKAGGCWGCDGGRCQAMGYPATRPGGEGGDRYAGEITAGLSGTSSSTSFPKKIFLGTDSASPFCVPRDSGIIVNISARGGGGGGERGWGREGGRGGR